The sequence below is a genomic window from Acetivibrio clariflavus DSM 19732.
ACACCATACAGCCATTAAGACTGATATCTACCATTTTTCCGGAGTACTCACCGTCAGGTGTTTTTATAACACAATCGTAATTTACATTAAAACGCTCGGATTTTCTGTTATTTTTATAATTTAACACTTTATCAATCTGAATGGTAATAGCTTGTTTCCTAATCGATATGACCTTTCTCATTATATTGCCGTAAAACAGAATTTCATTGTTGTTGTGCATAGATTTGACTGTTACCTTGGTTCCTTCCGTCAGAAAGTCTTTGAAGTATTTTGCGGGCAGAAAAATTTCGGCAACGCTTTTATCTAAATTTATATAAGTTATTATTCCATGAATCCAGTTTTGGCTGTTATCTATGCAAACTCTGCAAAACATTGTTGACTTTTTTGAATCTGAGTTTTTCTTAAACAATAGAACCACATCCCTTTAAAAGAATTTGGTCAATATAAGCATCGGCAAATCCGATAAAAAACTGGATATGTTTTTTAAAAATTATTATAATAGTTTTATGAGCTTTGATAATGGGAAATAAATATATAGTGCTGTAAAATTGTTAAGGCAAAAAGCCGGGAAATTATTGCAATTATTTAAAAAGTAAGGTATAATTTAATAAATTAGTACCAGGTAATAATATCATATAATAAAGTTTAATAAAAGAGGTTTTTAGCCTTATTATCACTAAATAAAGGTTAAATGAAGGACAAATACGCAAAAAGAGGTGGGAAACAGATGGCGCAAGTTGACAAATTGAGTCTTCTCCAAGCAAAAAAAGCTGAAGTCGAGCAGGGCGGAGGAGCCGAAAAAATAGCAAAACAACACGAAGCCGGAAAAATGACTGCAAGAGAAAGGATTAAGGAACTGTTTGATGAGAACAGCTTTGTTGAAATTGATACTTTTGTTGAAACCAGAAGTATAGAGTTTGACATGCAGAAGAAAAAAGTACCCGGAGACGGTGTTGTAACAGGTTAT
It includes:
- a CDS encoding PilZ domain-containing protein — its product is MFKKNSDSKKSTMFCRVCIDNSQNWIHGIITYINLDKSVAEIFLPAKYFKDFLTEGTKVTVKSMHNNNEILFYGNIMRKVISIRKQAITIQIDKVLNYKNNRKSERFNVNYDCVIKTPDGEYSGKMVDISLNGCMVYTNEPIKEVSDITVKTYLSPEAELTFQTNVLRTKNIKKNRYSYGLELSSIDNENNILLNELIASLVKQKQHIEHEWKVFNRLKYTVYTISVLLVFFIVFYIFASTVV